In the genome of Spea bombifrons isolate aSpeBom1 chromosome 11, aSpeBom1.2.pri, whole genome shotgun sequence, one region contains:
- the BMPR1A gene encoding bone morphogenetic protein receptor type-1A: MGVRFAVVLLGTSLLLTFNTQGQSLDIMPHRPGMKLNSDPRKLENGVTLAPEDMVPFLHCYCSGYCPEDAVNNTCMTNGHCFAIIEEDEHGEITMTSGCMKLEGSDFQCKDSPKAQLRRTIECCRTDFCNRDLKPTLSPLPPDGLFSRSMHVFALVISVAVCLLIVVGLILITCIYKHKFKAQRMFYNRDLEQDEAFIPAGESLKALIDLSQSSGSGSGLPLLVQRTIAKQIQMVRQIGKGRYGEVWMGRWRGEKVAVKVFFTAEEASWFRETEIYQTVLMRHENILGFIAADIKGTGSWTQMYLITEYHESGSLYDFLKCATLDTRSLLKLAYSAACGLCHLHTEIYGTQGKPAIAHRDLKSKNILIKENGTCCIADLGLAVKFNSDTHEVDIPLNTRVGTKRYMAPEVLDESLNKNHFQAYIMADIYSFSLIVWEMTRRCVSGGIVEEYQLPYYDMVPSDPSFEDMREVVCIKCVRPTVSNRWNSDECLRAILKLMSECWAQNPASRLTALRIKKTLAKMVESQDVKI, translated from the exons GCAAGCTGGAGAACGGCGTGACGCTGGCCCCCGAGGACATGGTGCCGTTCCTGCACTGCTACTGCTCCGGCTACTGCCCCGAGGATGCCGTGAACAACACGTGCAT gacTAACGGCCATTGCTTTGCGATAATCGAAGAAGACGAGCACGGGGAGATCACGATGACGTCTGGCTGCATGAAACTGGAAGGCTCCGATTTCCAGTGCAAG GATTCCCCCAAAGCTCAGTTACGCAGAACCATCGAGTGCTGCCGGACGGACTTCTGCAACAGGGACTTAAAGCCCACCCTGTCCCCGCTTCCTCCCG ACGGGCTGTTTAGCAGGAGCATGCACGTCTTCGCCCTGGTCATATCGGTCGCCGTCTGCTTATTGATCGTCGTCGGGTTGATCCTCATCACCTGTATCTACAA GCATAAATTCAAAGCCCAGAGGATGTTTTACAACCGAGACCTGGAGCAAGACGAGGCGTTCATACCGGCGGGGGAGTCGCTGAAGGCCCTCATCGACCTCTCGCAGAGTTCTGGCAGCGGCTCCGGCCTGCCTCTGCTG GTCCAGCGCACCATCGCCAAGCAGATCCAGATGGTGAGGCAGATCGGGAAGGGCCGCTACGGCGAGGTGTGGATGGGCAGGTGGAGGGGCGAGAAGGTCGCCGTCAAAGTCTTCTTCACGGCCGAGGAAGCCAGCTGGTTCAGGGAGACGGAAATCTATCAGACCGTCCTCATGCGCCACGAGAACATCCTGG GCTTCATAGCTGCGGACATTAAAGGGACCGGTTCGTGGACTCAGATGTACCTGATCACCGAATACCACGAGAGCGGCTCCCTGTACGACTTTCTCAAGTGTGCCACCCTGGATACCCGATCGCTGCTCAAGCTGGCGTATTCGGCGGCGTGCGGCCTCTGCCACCTTCACACCGAGATCTACGGCACCCAGGGGAAGCCGGCCATCGCGCACCGGGACCTGAAGAGCAAAAACATCCTCATCAAGGAGAACGGCACCTGCTGCATAGCCGACCTGGGGCTCGCCGTCAAGTTTAACAG TGACACGCACGAAGTGGACATACCCCTGAACACGCGCGTCGGCACCAAGCGCTACATGGCCCCCGAGGTGCTGGACGAAAGCCTAAATAAGAACCATTTCCAAGCTTATATCATGGCCGACATTTACAGCTTCAGCCTGATCGTCTGGGAGATGACCCGGCGGTGCGTCAGCGGGG GTATTGTTGAAGAATATCAGTTGCCGTACTACGACATGGTGCCAAGCGACCCGTCTTTCGAGGACATGCGTGAAGTCGTGTGCATTAAATGCGTCCGGCCCACCGTCTCAAACCGATGGAACAGCGATGAA TGCCTGAGAGCCATCTTGAAGCTCATGTCCGAGTGCTGGGCGCAGAACCCGGCTTCCCGCCTCACGGCCCTGAGGATCAAGAAGACGCTGGCCAAGATGGTCGAGTCCCAAGACGTCAAAATTTGA